The proteins below come from a single Micromonospora citrea genomic window:
- a CDS encoding RNA polymerase sigma factor, producing MELVAAVFREERGRLLAALARRFGDLDLAEEVTSEAIEAALVSWPVDGVPPRPGAWLMTTARRRAIDRLRRDQAYAARLAILQVEADRAGPVPPPGTDGDLPDERLLLFFTCAHPALAAEDRGALTLRFLGGLTTAEVARAFVVPTETMAKRITRAKKKISQARIPFRVPAAHELPQRLPGVLQSVYSIFTEGYAASAGPRLQRVDLAEEAIRLARILRRLLPGEREVAGLLALMVLVHARRDARTGPDGELVLLADQDRSRWDHAMIAEGVGLVRTALSGGRPGPYGVQAAIAALHDEAADVATTDWPQIAALYDVLLALTGSPIVAVNRAVAVAMRDGPQAGLALLDELSGEARLRGYHPYAVARADLLHRAGRHAEAAVAYRGAIELAGTTPERDLLRRRLNAIERPGGCVG from the coding sequence ATGGAGTTGGTGGCAGCGGTGTTCCGCGAGGAACGCGGCCGGCTGCTGGCCGCCCTGGCCCGCCGCTTCGGCGACCTGGACCTGGCGGAGGAGGTCACCTCCGAGGCGATCGAGGCGGCGCTGGTGTCCTGGCCGGTCGACGGGGTTCCGCCCCGGCCGGGGGCGTGGTTGATGACCACGGCCCGGCGCCGGGCCATCGACCGGCTGCGCCGCGACCAGGCGTACGCGGCACGCCTGGCCATCCTCCAGGTGGAGGCCGACCGGGCCGGGCCGGTACCGCCCCCGGGCACGGACGGCGACCTGCCGGACGAGCGGCTGCTGCTCTTCTTCACCTGCGCGCACCCGGCGCTGGCGGCCGAGGACCGTGGCGCGCTCACGCTGCGCTTCCTCGGCGGGCTGACCACCGCCGAGGTGGCGCGGGCGTTCGTGGTGCCGACGGAGACGATGGCCAAGCGGATCACGCGGGCGAAGAAGAAGATCAGCCAGGCGCGGATCCCGTTCCGGGTGCCGGCGGCGCACGAGTTGCCGCAGCGGCTGCCGGGGGTCCTGCAGTCGGTCTACTCGATCTTCACCGAGGGGTACGCGGCGAGCGCGGGCCCGCGGCTGCAGCGCGTCGATCTCGCCGAGGAGGCGATCCGGTTGGCCCGGATACTTCGCCGGCTGCTGCCCGGCGAGCGTGAGGTGGCGGGACTGCTCGCCCTGATGGTGCTCGTCCACGCCCGGCGCGACGCGCGTACCGGACCGGACGGTGAGCTGGTCCTGTTGGCGGATCAGGACCGCAGCCGCTGGGACCACGCCATGATCGCCGAAGGGGTCGGGCTGGTCCGGACCGCGTTGAGCGGCGGGCGGCCCGGTCCCTACGGGGTGCAGGCGGCCATCGCCGCGCTGCACGACGAGGCGGCCGACGTGGCCACCACCGACTGGCCGCAGATCGCGGCGCTCTACGACGTGCTGCTGGCCCTTACCGGATCCCCGATCGTCGCGGTGAACCGGGCGGTCGCCGTGGCGATGCGCGACGGCCCGCAGGCGGGCCTGGCGCTGCTGGACGAGCTGTCCGGCGAGGCGCGGCTGCGCGGCTACCACCCGTACGCGGTCGCCCGGGCCGATCTGCTGCACCGGGCCGGCCGGCACGCCGAGGCGGCCGTCGCCTACCGCGGGGCCATCGAACTGGCCGGCACCACACCCGAGCGGGACCTGCTCCGGCGCAGGCTGAACGCGATCGAGCGGCCGGGCGGTTGCGTGGGATGA
- a CDS encoding RyR domain-containing protein produces MTDPVAAPRRLVEWWLRAVFGVIGLAAFILGYIGFDRLLKARPDTAHDRYDVLYYDLQLFVFGAEPFQNAGPYPWQLQVARFAAPLFTLLAVAEASRLLLAAESRRLRARHARGHVLVCGDSPFAHMLADRLFADGERVVVVRSEPFGPLEYRLRRYLGVIGDPANPQVLRGAGLSRAHTIYACSEDDDRNHAIANTASRLVQDRRQPPRVYVLVHDSEMCLSLQARRLGAAGSSRLRLDYFHVDDVAARALHRHHPLPHEAGQPTKVLIAGSGAFRRALLVETARHWRARRADPPPGQVVPPLQVDLAAPDAATELAVAASRYPFLTTDCQLTAYNLDLDGLVELDQLDRDRYDRIYVCAPEETSGLQFVLDTPALWQSAESAVFVPVYQQAALAAAFHGDSRHDLLDEVHGKLRLYPVLTRACDARLIAEDLTERLARLIHERYLQAQLCAGVRPGDAPAMVDWSRLPESLRRANRAHVQDIAAKLLSLGCVVAPRRGGTGYASAAGQVIDDRIEELARLEHERWCRERRGEGWTYGEPRDDARRRHPALRPWDELPPAVQEQNREEIRALPDVLSDSGFELIRLAPAVPAQRRGPGDAG; encoded by the coding sequence ATGACGGACCCGGTCGCCGCCCCGCGCCGCCTGGTCGAATGGTGGCTCCGAGCCGTGTTCGGAGTCATCGGGCTGGCCGCCTTCATCCTCGGCTACATCGGCTTCGACCGTCTGCTCAAGGCCCGGCCGGACACCGCACACGACCGGTACGACGTGCTCTACTACGACCTGCAGTTGTTCGTCTTCGGCGCCGAGCCCTTCCAGAACGCCGGGCCCTACCCGTGGCAGTTGCAGGTCGCCCGGTTCGCCGCCCCACTGTTCACCCTCCTCGCCGTGGCCGAGGCCAGCCGCCTACTGCTCGCCGCCGAGAGCCGCCGCCTGCGGGCCCGTCACGCCCGCGGCCACGTCCTGGTCTGCGGCGACTCCCCGTTCGCCCACATGCTCGCCGACCGGCTCTTCGCCGACGGCGAACGCGTGGTCGTGGTCCGCTCCGAGCCGTTCGGGCCGCTGGAATACCGCCTGCGCCGGTACCTCGGCGTCATCGGCGACCCGGCCAACCCGCAGGTGCTGCGCGGCGCCGGCCTGTCCCGGGCCCACACCATCTACGCCTGCAGCGAGGACGACGACCGCAACCACGCGATCGCCAACACCGCCAGCCGCCTCGTCCAGGACCGTCGGCAACCGCCACGGGTCTACGTCCTGGTCCACGACTCCGAGATGTGCCTGTCGTTGCAGGCCCGAAGACTCGGCGCCGCCGGATCCAGCCGGCTGCGGTTGGACTACTTCCACGTCGACGACGTCGCCGCCCGCGCCCTGCACCGGCACCACCCGCTGCCACACGAGGCCGGCCAACCCACCAAGGTCCTCATCGCCGGCAGCGGCGCCTTCCGCCGAGCCCTGCTGGTGGAGACCGCACGACACTGGCGGGCGCGCCGGGCCGACCCCCCTCCCGGCCAGGTCGTGCCACCCCTGCAGGTGGACCTGGCGGCCCCGGACGCGGCCACCGAACTCGCCGTCGCCGCCTCCCGCTACCCGTTCCTGACCACCGACTGCCAGCTCACCGCGTACAACCTGGACCTCGACGGCCTCGTCGAGCTCGACCAGCTCGACCGCGACCGCTACGACCGCATCTACGTCTGCGCGCCGGAGGAGACCAGCGGCCTGCAGTTCGTGCTGGACACGCCCGCGCTCTGGCAGAGCGCCGAGAGCGCGGTCTTCGTGCCCGTCTACCAACAGGCGGCGCTCGCCGCCGCCTTCCACGGCGACTCCCGCCACGACCTGCTCGACGAGGTGCACGGCAAGCTGCGCCTCTATCCGGTGCTGACCCGCGCGTGCGACGCCCGGTTGATCGCCGAGGACCTCACCGAGCGGCTGGCCCGGCTGATCCACGAGCGCTACCTCCAGGCCCAGCTCTGCGCCGGGGTACGCCCTGGTGACGCGCCCGCGATGGTGGACTGGTCGCGGCTGCCGGAGTCGCTGCGGCGGGCCAACCGGGCCCACGTCCAGGACATCGCCGCGAAGCTGTTGAGTCTCGGGTGCGTCGTGGCGCCCCGCCGCGGCGGCACCGGTTACGCTTCCGCCGCCGGGCAGGTCATCGACGACCGGATCGAGGAACTCGCCCGCCTGGAGCACGAACGGTGGTGCCGGGAGCGGCGAGGGGAGGGCTGGACCTATGGCGAGCCCCGCGACGACGCCCGGCGGCGCCACCCCGCACTGCGGCCGTGGGACGAGCTGCCCCCCGCCGTCCAGGAGCAGAACCGCGAGGAGATCCGGGCGCTGCCCGACGTGCTGTCCGACAGCGGTTTCGAGCTGATCCGGCTGGCGCCCGCGGTACCCGCGCAACGAAGAGGACCAGGAGATGCCGGCTGA
- a CDS encoding HEAT repeat domain-containing protein produces the protein MKVYISATQKDLLEYRAAVHVVARRLEIEDVAMEAYGADIRPPLERCLADVRRCDLYVGLFAWRYGFRPPGQESSITELEYREALAAGKPCLIFLLAEDTPWPVDMIDRDADWQQILALRRELKERHLCAFFSGVDDLSAKVTMALAEVRSGRSPAREPADPDTHLPEAVRNQYHKQLALRYQAVALDAVSPRPTIGYLTVGLPKMFVEPRVHEDTRPEMPLAWWRWASSTTDAEAGGLPGVVDPEEVERLWEEYAAKDALALFDVVCDPARRAVVLLGDPGSGKSAAARYLALALAGVCVEPRLAALDRHLPVLVELRSYAAHCGDGRCDGLLDYVGHRHQQGLAGIDQGLLEAYLRQGGQALFLFDGLDEVFDPAQREEVAAQIATFASEYPGVRTLVTSRAAGYLRHTFANAGFDHFTLEDLDDERIARFLDNWYRYVMPTPAVEADRQRRQILDVVRRSRAMHEIAGNPLLLMLMAIVGRGHPLPRNRHRLYAHVTDVLISEWDVTKQLRESHGDVPLLDLQAKRRLVRHLAYWMQFRESGPAGNYIESDELARVFRDHLVAFYGFENERALAMAYSMIEKLRQRSFILERYGLRLFGFVHRTFLEFFCAEEIVDRFEHDPDAWGLDKLRALFREHWADPSWREVLRLVASALPAQTANDLVTLLAAEANQPWPPLNLTGPPWNLVLAAQCVAEAPQPAELAGAGDAVLRQVVRLVEHGISADDPNLVELTEQELLPSIRALGPSWPGRETFLHWYRRRGVRTSWRSGSTFATRIAAVLSTAEEQLEELLVHELGQGRERQAHLTLVAGLAETAGRVDTTGRSRRRCRDLLLAQARAEVSTAVRQAAVRALVAHFGTDPDHVDVLRDLSRSSDLAVRALAVQSLAGRTELSEDARQVLADAADDPAAAVRRAAAAVLTTRCAELPDAPDTLQRLLATDTDAGVVKCALQCLLAMPQHAETARTRALQRITGDAPDEVRRCVVTELLPGRPGPEDTELLLKLACSDASARLRAVAVQRLALVPDPEGRCRARLIDQIEQDEDAAVRAAAVTALIDRDRADDTAWAVVAHAARTDDDATVRLAAVRALAEAYPDLRTGELLLEKADRDPTASVRLAAVDLLTGRPLLGHATRDLLISRASQERDAIVRLRVTLRLTRLTDPPDPEVLECLAEQVSRDPDPNVLRAAAQALARHGDSDALTETLCRRARRDSYVGIRLAAVQTLCAHGDPDVVTDVLLECVDSDTDPAVFDAAVCCLTERGSASMTVTLRLLRRLADQDPAIRARIAAALGAHFGADPEVRVLLVGLVRDDPDLEVRRRAVEQLGATLAGRVGVQELLLRLADDNDWEIRRTALLGLTRHYSRDSQTRLVLGRLVRQEDDGTVRRLAGQLLAALPDTTPDDFP, from the coding sequence ATGAAGGTCTACATTTCGGCCACGCAAAAGGACCTGCTGGAATATCGTGCTGCCGTGCACGTCGTGGCACGTCGTCTGGAAATCGAGGACGTCGCCATGGAGGCGTACGGGGCCGACATCCGGCCCCCGCTGGAACGCTGCCTTGCCGACGTGCGCCGCTGTGACCTCTACGTGGGGCTGTTCGCCTGGCGCTACGGGTTCCGGCCGCCCGGCCAGGAATCCTCCATCACCGAGCTGGAATACCGCGAGGCACTCGCGGCCGGAAAGCCGTGCCTGATCTTCCTGCTCGCCGAGGACACCCCCTGGCCGGTCGACATGATCGACCGGGACGCCGACTGGCAGCAGATCCTCGCGCTGCGCCGGGAACTCAAGGAACGCCACCTCTGCGCCTTCTTCTCCGGCGTGGACGACCTCTCCGCCAAGGTGACCATGGCGCTGGCCGAGGTGCGCAGCGGCCGGTCCCCGGCACGCGAGCCCGCCGACCCCGACACCCACCTGCCGGAGGCCGTACGCAATCAATACCACAAACAGTTGGCGCTCAGATACCAGGCCGTCGCGCTGGACGCGGTCTCGCCGCGCCCCACCATCGGCTACCTCACCGTCGGGCTGCCGAAGATGTTCGTGGAGCCCCGCGTGCACGAGGACACCCGACCCGAGATGCCACTGGCCTGGTGGCGCTGGGCCAGCTCCACCACCGACGCCGAGGCCGGCGGGCTGCCCGGGGTGGTCGACCCGGAGGAGGTGGAGCGGCTCTGGGAGGAATACGCGGCCAAGGACGCGCTGGCCCTGTTCGACGTGGTGTGCGACCCCGCCAGGCGGGCCGTCGTGCTGCTCGGCGACCCCGGCTCCGGCAAGTCGGCGGCCGCCCGTTACCTCGCGCTGGCGCTGGCCGGGGTCTGCGTCGAGCCCCGGCTCGCCGCGCTGGACCGACACCTGCCCGTCCTGGTCGAGCTGCGTTCCTACGCCGCGCACTGCGGCGACGGGCGATGCGACGGCCTGCTCGACTACGTGGGCCACCGCCACCAGCAGGGGCTGGCCGGAATCGACCAGGGTCTGCTGGAGGCCTACCTACGGCAGGGCGGCCAGGCGCTGTTCCTGTTCGACGGTCTGGACGAGGTGTTCGACCCCGCACAACGCGAGGAGGTGGCCGCACAGATCGCCACGTTCGCCAGCGAATACCCGGGGGTACGGACGCTGGTCACCTCCCGGGCCGCCGGATACCTGCGGCACACCTTCGCCAACGCCGGCTTCGACCACTTCACCCTCGAGGACCTCGACGACGAGCGCATCGCCCGGTTCCTCGACAACTGGTACCGCTACGTGATGCCCACACCCGCGGTCGAGGCCGACCGGCAGCGGCGGCAGATCCTCGACGTGGTGCGCAGGTCCCGAGCGATGCACGAGATCGCCGGCAACCCCCTGCTGCTGATGCTCATGGCGATCGTCGGCCGCGGCCATCCGCTGCCCCGCAACCGGCACCGGCTCTACGCGCACGTCACCGACGTCCTGATCTCCGAGTGGGACGTGACCAAACAGCTGCGGGAGAGCCACGGCGACGTGCCGCTGCTGGACCTGCAGGCGAAGCGCCGGCTGGTGCGCCACCTCGCGTACTGGATGCAGTTCCGGGAGTCCGGCCCGGCCGGCAACTACATCGAGTCCGACGAACTGGCGCGCGTCTTCCGGGACCACCTCGTCGCGTTCTACGGTTTCGAGAACGAGCGGGCGCTCGCCATGGCCTACTCGATGATCGAAAAATTGCGACAGCGAAGCTTCATCCTGGAAAGGTACGGACTGCGACTGTTCGGGTTCGTGCACCGCACGTTCCTGGAGTTCTTCTGCGCAGAGGAGATCGTGGACAGGTTCGAGCACGATCCGGACGCCTGGGGCCTCGACAAACTGCGCGCGCTGTTCCGGGAGCACTGGGCCGACCCGTCCTGGCGGGAGGTGCTCCGCCTGGTCGCCAGCGCCCTGCCCGCCCAGACCGCCAACGACCTGGTCACCCTGCTCGCCGCCGAGGCCAACCAACCCTGGCCGCCGCTGAACCTGACCGGCCCGCCGTGGAACCTGGTGCTGGCCGCGCAGTGCGTGGCCGAGGCGCCGCAACCCGCCGAGCTCGCCGGCGCCGGCGACGCGGTGCTGCGCCAGGTCGTGCGGCTGGTCGAACACGGCATCTCCGCCGACGACCCCAACCTGGTGGAACTCACCGAGCAGGAGCTGCTGCCATCGATCCGGGCGCTCGGCCCGAGCTGGCCCGGCCGCGAGACCTTCCTGCACTGGTACCGCCGCCGCGGCGTGCGGACAAGCTGGCGCTCCGGCTCCACCTTCGCCACCCGCATCGCCGCGGTGCTCTCCACCGCGGAGGAACAACTGGAGGAGCTGCTGGTCCACGAACTCGGGCAGGGCCGCGAACGGCAGGCCCACCTTACCCTGGTGGCGGGGCTGGCCGAGACCGCCGGCAGGGTCGACACCACCGGCCGCAGCCGCCGCCGCTGCAGGGACCTCCTGCTCGCCCAGGCGCGGGCCGAGGTCTCCACCGCCGTGCGGCAGGCCGCCGTACGGGCCCTGGTCGCGCACTTCGGCACCGACCCCGACCACGTCGACGTGCTGCGCGACCTCTCCCGCTCATCCGACCTCGCGGTGCGCGCGCTGGCGGTGCAGTCCCTCGCCGGCCGGACCGAGCTGTCCGAGGACGCCCGCCAGGTGCTGGCCGACGCCGCCGACGACCCCGCCGCCGCCGTACGACGGGCCGCCGCCGCGGTGCTCACCACCCGCTGCGCCGAGCTGCCGGACGCGCCCGACACCCTGCAGCGCCTGCTGGCCACCGACACCGACGCGGGCGTGGTGAAATGCGCGCTGCAATGCCTGCTCGCCATGCCCCAGCACGCCGAGACCGCCCGCACCCGCGCGCTGCAGCGGATCACCGGCGACGCCCCCGACGAGGTACGGCGCTGCGTGGTGACCGAGCTGCTGCCCGGGCGGCCCGGCCCGGAGGACACCGAACTGCTGCTGAAACTGGCCTGCTCCGACGCCTCCGCGCGGCTGCGCGCGGTCGCCGTGCAGCGGCTGGCACTCGTACCCGACCCCGAAGGGCGCTGCCGAGCCCGCCTGATCGACCAGATCGAGCAGGACGAGGACGCCGCCGTGCGTGCCGCCGCCGTCACCGCCCTCATCGACCGCGACCGCGCCGACGACACCGCGTGGGCCGTGGTGGCGCACGCGGCCCGCACCGACGACGACGCGACGGTGCGCCTCGCCGCGGTGCGCGCGCTGGCCGAGGCCTACCCGGACCTGCGCACCGGAGAACTGCTGCTGGAGAAGGCCGACCGCGACCCCACCGCCAGCGTCCGGCTCGCCGCCGTCGACCTGCTCACCGGCCGTCCGCTGCTCGGCCACGCCACCCGTGACCTGCTCATCAGCCGTGCCTCCCAGGAACGCGACGCGATCGTCCGGCTACGGGTCACCCTCCGCCTCACCCGCCTCACCGACCCACCCGACCCCGAGGTGCTGGAGTGCCTGGCCGAGCAGGTCAGCCGCGACCCCGACCCGAACGTGCTGCGCGCGGCGGCCCAGGCCCTCGCCCGCCACGGCGACTCCGACGCCCTGACCGAAACCCTGTGCCGGCGGGCTCGCCGGGACAGCTACGTCGGCATCCGACTGGCCGCCGTGCAGACTCTCTGCGCGCACGGTGACCCCGACGTGGTGACCGACGTGCTGCTGGAATGCGTCGACTCCGACACCGACCCCGCCGTCTTCGACGCGGCCGTGTGCTGCCTCACCGAACGCGGCTCGGCATCCATGACGGTGACACTGCGGCTCCTGCGCCGCCTGGCCGACCAGGACCCGGCGATCCGCGCCCGCATCGCCGCCGCGCTCGGCGCGCACTTCGGCGCCGACCCGGAGGTCCGGGTGCTGCTGGTGGGGCTGGTCCGCGACGACCCGGACCTCGAGGTCCGGCGCCGCGCCGTGGAACAGCTCGGGGCCACGCTGGCCGGCCGGGTAGGGGTACAGGAACTGCTGCTGCGGCTCGCCGACGACAACGACTGGGAGATCCGCCGGACCGCGCTGCTCGGGCTGACCCGCCACTACAGCAGGGACAGCCAGACCCGGCTCGTGCTCGGGCGGCTCGTCCGCCAGGAGGACGACGGCACCGTGCGGCGGCTGGCCGGGCAGCTGCTGGCCGCACTGCCCGACACCACACCCGACGACTTCCCGTGA
- a CDS encoding SCO2521 family protein: MLTVGEVHTSLLQHSTALAQEQSAEVLSLVEGEVVLTSRRPSLYAVSPDVRTGVDCWLPSARKRQLRGVGAVVTRAIVTGGRIVQASSVIQVVAGERRRPWSHYLANPGVLETVGKLDAADLSAGFLRGNNADVLNLEAITGRVLDGVQMSDLLDRHPPLRAARTRLRWTAQVDPQRDVSAVVTVDSPTLRTVELVVGPQDVPAAVAGLCEDLALHDWLLTMLSSLVEAAVTRPASGQEHIERLRPVLEHLLHLWLPGARVHPRLRPVWDRLEQVPGFSRQWKSSVNWIRDQISVNNMALLRDLADRVAVRQPCGR, from the coding sequence ATGCTCACGGTGGGTGAGGTGCACACCAGCCTGCTGCAGCACAGCACGGCGCTGGCCCAGGAGCAGAGCGCCGAGGTGCTCAGCCTCGTGGAGGGCGAGGTCGTGCTGACCTCCCGGCGCCCTTCGCTCTACGCGGTGTCGCCCGACGTCCGCACCGGCGTGGACTGCTGGCTGCCCAGCGCCAGGAAGCGTCAGCTCCGTGGGGTGGGTGCGGTGGTCACCCGGGCCATCGTCACCGGTGGCCGGATCGTGCAGGCGTCCTCGGTCATCCAGGTCGTCGCCGGGGAGCGGCGCCGGCCCTGGTCGCACTACCTGGCCAACCCCGGCGTCCTCGAGACGGTCGGCAAGCTGGACGCCGCGGACCTCAGCGCGGGCTTCCTGCGCGGCAACAACGCGGACGTGCTGAACCTGGAGGCGATCACCGGCCGGGTGCTCGACGGCGTGCAGATGTCCGACCTGCTGGACCGGCACCCGCCACTGCGTGCGGCGCGCACCCGGCTGCGCTGGACGGCGCAGGTGGACCCCCAGCGGGACGTCTCGGCGGTGGTCACGGTGGACTCCCCCACGCTGCGCACGGTCGAACTCGTGGTCGGCCCGCAGGACGTGCCGGCCGCCGTGGCCGGCCTCTGCGAGGACCTCGCGCTGCACGACTGGCTGCTGACCATGCTGTCGTCCCTGGTGGAGGCCGCGGTCACCCGGCCGGCCTCCGGGCAGGAGCACATCGAGCGGCTGCGCCCGGTGCTGGAACACCTGCTGCACCTCTGGCTGCCCGGCGCCCGGGTCCACCCGCGGCTGCGGCCGGTCTGGGACCGTCTGGAGCAGGTGCCCGGGTTCAGCCGGCAGTGGAAGTCGTCGGTGAACTGGATCCGCGATCAGATCAGCGTGAACAACATGGCTCTGCTGCGCGACCTGGCCGACCGGGTGGCGGTCCGGCAGCCGTGCGGGCGCTGA
- a CDS encoding SCO2522 family protein gives MGDRVIGVDVRFQEAAAVRRTESVAYSHLSVELGHFYAEDFGDGCRELRRKFERIADWSAAIPALARRGLPPHRQPRISTCFMVDDYFHRFGTPRDVIPQVQSAAAEHGLTLDYVARESSFARHDGVELAQLVVDTLVVEPPRHTTGSRPPLSESGWLSNGQRSPGHVDAPAMTLPRPWSPPLQSGDPQHSIFVDIELWSDGPKARVWACALLASVWQLTRLGVLRHRGETIRQPCRLAGELPTDWDELPAIVQLNPVAAPFCAYRTLTLMDTQYLPVELAVRTILGQVAVPPAVAQQVAKRAGGEGLQLPSELVDRLSYVFIGE, from the coding sequence ATGGGAGACCGTGTGATCGGCGTGGATGTCAGGTTCCAGGAGGCAGCTGCGGTGCGACGTACCGAGAGCGTGGCGTATTCGCATCTGTCCGTGGAGTTGGGGCACTTCTACGCGGAGGACTTCGGCGACGGGTGTCGGGAGCTGCGGCGCAAGTTCGAGCGGATCGCGGACTGGTCGGCCGCGATCCCGGCTCTGGCCCGACGAGGCCTGCCCCCGCACCGGCAACCGCGGATCAGCACCTGCTTCATGGTGGACGACTACTTCCACCGCTTCGGCACCCCCCGTGACGTGATCCCCCAGGTGCAGAGCGCTGCGGCGGAGCACGGCCTGACGCTGGACTACGTGGCCCGGGAGTCCAGTTTCGCGCGGCACGACGGCGTCGAACTGGCCCAGCTGGTGGTCGACACACTGGTGGTCGAGCCGCCCCGGCACACCACCGGAAGCCGCCCGCCGCTGAGCGAGTCGGGTTGGCTGTCCAACGGTCAACGGTCGCCCGGGCACGTCGACGCGCCGGCGATGACCCTGCCGCGTCCCTGGTCCCCGCCGCTGCAGTCCGGCGACCCACAGCACTCCATCTTCGTCGATATCGAGCTGTGGTCCGACGGGCCGAAGGCCCGGGTGTGGGCCTGCGCGCTGCTCGCGTCGGTGTGGCAGTTGACCCGGCTCGGGGTGCTACGACACCGGGGCGAGACGATCAGGCAGCCGTGCCGGCTCGCCGGCGAGCTGCCCACCGACTGGGACGAGCTGCCGGCGATCGTCCAGCTGAACCCGGTCGCCGCCCCGTTCTGCGCGTACCGCACGCTGACCCTGATGGACACGCAGTACCTGCCGGTCGAGCTGGCCGTACGGACCATCCTCGGCCAGGTGGCGGTCCCACCGGCGGTCGCACAGCAGGTCGCGAAGCGGGCCGGCGGCGAAGGGCTGCAACTGCCCAGCGAACTGGTCGACCGGTTGAGCTACGTGTTCATCGGCGAGTGA
- a CDS encoding SCO2523 family variant P-loop protein — protein MLVFVTSHKGGTGRSVTAANIAYRSALSGRPTCYLDYDFGSPTAGITFQIPQAVNGVEGTGPNGGGLHRYLRGEIPSPEQLDVWGTSERASLRQRPIGSGPLVLLPGQRNGSEFGFTNDIAKRCAELFLRLEEEFDLTLVDLSAGRSYASQIALAATAIATLRKVTARWLVFHRWTPQHVTAAADLAFEAGGIVAMGKEYGHEPEQLRESLRFVRTAVIDSRGPEVGHLDLAQQAFLRKCDAELSELARRRGVGRTTLFGAVPLDPLLQWREQLISDHDVQSKIANVKTVDAFVDLTEKLFDETAWETV, from the coding sequence ATGCTGGTCTTCGTCACGTCCCACAAGGGCGGCACCGGGCGCTCGGTGACCGCGGCGAACATCGCCTACCGCAGCGCGTTGTCCGGCCGCCCCACCTGCTACCTCGACTACGACTTCGGTTCGCCGACGGCGGGCATCACGTTCCAGATCCCGCAGGCCGTCAACGGCGTGGAGGGCACCGGGCCCAACGGCGGCGGCCTGCACCGATACCTGCGCGGCGAGATCCCGTCCCCCGAGCAACTGGACGTGTGGGGCACCTCGGAGCGGGCCAGCCTGCGCCAGCGGCCCATCGGGTCCGGTCCGCTGGTGCTCCTGCCCGGGCAGCGCAACGGCAGCGAGTTCGGTTTCACCAACGACATCGCCAAGCGCTGCGCCGAGCTCTTCCTCCGCCTGGAGGAGGAGTTCGACCTGACCCTGGTGGACCTCAGCGCCGGCCGGTCGTACGCCAGCCAGATCGCGCTGGCCGCCACCGCCATCGCGACCCTGCGCAAGGTGACGGCGCGCTGGTTGGTCTTCCACCGGTGGACCCCCCAGCACGTCACCGCTGCCGCGGATCTGGCCTTCGAGGCCGGCGGGATCGTGGCCATGGGCAAGGAGTACGGCCACGAGCCGGAGCAGCTGCGGGAGTCCCTGCGCTTCGTCCGCACGGCGGTGATCGATTCACGTGGCCCCGAGGTCGGCCACCTCGACCTTGCGCAGCAGGCCTTCCTGCGCAAGTGCGACGCGGAGCTGTCGGAACTGGCCCGACGGCGCGGCGTCGGGCGCACCACGCTGTTCGGCGCGGTGCCGTTGGATCCCCTGTTGCAGTGGCGGGAGCAGCTCATCTCGGACCACGACGTGCAAAGCAAGATCGCGAACGTCAAGACCGTGGACGCCTTCGTGGATCTGACCGAGAAGCTCTTCGACGAGACGGCATGGGAGACCGTGTGA